A single region of the Halopiger xanaduensis SH-6 genome encodes:
- a CDS encoding PHP domain-containing protein, with amino-acid sequence MRDFHIHSNYSDGDFLGGMVRAAEAAGLEGVGLADHCNVAPRDRLERMRGLYGFNLDLTYERRREAIERLRERRSIEIYDAVEMDYDPRDEDAIDRFLAEAGFDYAIGSVHEVDGKNVQVSSQFTDLSAEARDAVVDEYFDRLVSLIESELFDIAAHVDLIERTRPLRERATTDHYRRVARAFADSRTIPEINAGRALTDAEIVHPGEEFLEILREHSVAVTVGTDSHEPDEIGDRVEFLENFFAREGLEPATPPSLERD; translated from the coding sequence ATGCGGGATTTTCACATCCACTCGAACTACTCCGACGGGGACTTCCTCGGCGGGATGGTCCGCGCCGCCGAAGCCGCCGGCCTCGAGGGCGTCGGCCTCGCCGACCACTGCAACGTCGCGCCGCGGGACCGGCTGGAGCGGATGCGCGGGCTCTACGGGTTCAACCTCGATCTTACCTACGAACGACGTCGCGAAGCGATCGAGCGCCTGCGCGAGCGGCGGTCGATCGAGATCTACGACGCGGTCGAGATGGACTACGACCCCCGCGACGAGGACGCGATCGACAGGTTCCTCGCGGAGGCGGGTTTCGACTACGCGATCGGCAGCGTCCACGAGGTCGACGGGAAGAACGTGCAGGTCTCGTCGCAGTTCACCGATCTCTCGGCGGAAGCGCGCGACGCCGTCGTCGACGAGTACTTCGATCGGCTCGTCTCGCTGATCGAGTCGGAACTGTTCGACATCGCCGCCCACGTCGATCTGATCGAACGCACGCGCCCCCTTCGGGAGCGGGCGACGACCGACCACTACCGCCGCGTCGCCCGCGCGTTCGCCGACTCGCGGACGATTCCTGAGATCAACGCCGGCCGCGCGCTGACCGACGCGGAGATCGTCCATCCGGGCGAGGAGTTCCTCGAGATTCTGCGCGAGCACAGTGTCGCCGTTACGGTCGGCACCGACTCCCACGAGCCGGACGAGATCGGTGACCGTGTCGAGTTCCTCGAAAATTTCTTCGCGCGCGAGGGACTCGAGCCGGCCACACCGCCGTCGCTCGAGCGCGACTGA
- a CDS encoding 2-oxoacid:acceptor oxidoreductase subunit alpha, with translation MSDDELIWRIAGGSGDGIDSTSQNFAKALMRSGLDVFTHRHYPSRIRGGHTYVEIRAADREVQSRGDGYNFLLALGDSFARNPQEEAYYGNEELKPLSENLDDLREGGVIVYDEGLVSEEDVEELNLEERAEENGWHVYPIDLRGLAKEHGREVMRNTAGVGITAALLEMDLEHIEDLMEDAMGGDILESNLEILHEAYEMGQDLEFEHDLRIPEGEHESEQALLSGSNAIAYGAIDAGCRFIAGYPMTPWTDVFTILSQNFPDMGGISEQVEDEIAAAALAVGASHAGVKAMSGSSGGGFALMSEPLGLAEMTETPLVLVEAMRAGPSTGMPTKPEQGDLEHVLYTSQGDSQRVVFAPGNIEEAYEQTRLAFDIAWDYQIPVMLIYDQKLSGENTNVDVEFFDREPSPDLGSTLTEEELKEAAHDNSGKFKRFNYEDAEDGVAPRSLPGQKGGRYLATGNEHSPVGHISEDPDNRVYQMDRRLEKLEAIREELDEERESTQTYFGDEDADYGIITWGSSQGAVEEAVERLNDNGYSVKGLSVSDMMPFPEQEVTEFLESVDEAMVVEMNATAQFRGLLQKELGRFGEKLTSLLKYNGNPFEPAEIVEGYEVNIAEEDREPTAQVRIEPAAGD, from the coding sequence ATGAGCGACGACGAACTCATCTGGCGAATCGCAGGCGGTTCCGGCGACGGGATCGACTCGACGAGCCAGAACTTCGCGAAGGCGCTGATGCGCTCGGGGCTCGACGTATTTACGCACCGTCACTATCCGTCGCGGATCCGCGGCGGCCACACTTACGTCGAAATCCGGGCCGCAGACCGAGAAGTACAGTCACGAGGGGACGGCTACAACTTCCTGCTCGCGCTGGGCGACTCGTTCGCCCGGAACCCGCAGGAGGAAGCCTACTACGGCAACGAGGAGCTCAAGCCCCTCTCGGAGAATCTCGACGATCTCCGCGAGGGCGGGGTCATCGTCTACGACGAAGGCCTCGTCAGCGAGGAAGACGTCGAAGAACTCAACCTCGAGGAGCGCGCCGAGGAGAACGGCTGGCACGTCTACCCGATCGACCTCCGCGGGCTCGCCAAGGAGCACGGCCGCGAGGTCATGCGCAACACCGCCGGCGTCGGGATCACCGCCGCGCTGCTCGAGATGGACCTCGAGCACATCGAGGACCTGATGGAGGACGCCATGGGCGGCGACATCCTCGAGTCCAACCTCGAGATCCTCCACGAAGCCTACGAGATGGGGCAGGACCTCGAGTTCGAGCACGACCTGCGCATTCCGGAAGGCGAACACGAGTCCGAGCAGGCGCTGCTCTCGGGTTCGAACGCGATCGCCTACGGCGCCATCGACGCCGGCTGTCGATTCATCGCCGGCTACCCGATGACGCCGTGGACGGACGTGTTCACCATCCTCAGCCAGAACTTCCCCGACATGGGCGGCATCTCCGAACAGGTCGAGGACGAGATCGCCGCGGCCGCGCTCGCCGTCGGTGCGAGTCACGCCGGCGTCAAGGCCATGTCCGGTTCCTCCGGCGGCGGATTCGCTCTGATGAGCGAACCGCTCGGTCTCGCCGAGATGACCGAGACGCCGCTGGTGCTGGTCGAGGCCATGCGCGCCGGTCCCTCGACCGGGATGCCGACCAAGCCCGAGCAGGGCGACTTAGAGCACGTCCTGTACACGAGTCAGGGCGACTCCCAGCGCGTCGTCTTCGCGCCCGGGAACATCGAGGAAGCCTACGAGCAGACCCGATTGGCGTTCGACATCGCGTGGGACTACCAGATCCCGGTCATGCTCATCTACGACCAGAAGCTCTCCGGCGAGAACACCAACGTCGACGTCGAGTTCTTCGACCGCGAACCCTCGCCGGATCTGGGCTCGACGCTGACCGAGGAAGAGCTGAAGGAAGCCGCACACGATAACTCCGGGAAGTTCAAGCGCTTCAACTACGAGGACGCCGAGGACGGCGTCGCACCGCGCTCGCTGCCCGGCCAGAAGGGCGGACGCTACCTCGCGACCGGTAACGAGCACAGCCCGGTCGGTCACATCAGCGAGGACCCGGACAACCGCGTCTACCAGATGGATCGGCGCCTCGAGAAGCTCGAGGCGATCCGCGAGGAGTTAGACGAGGAACGCGAGTCCACCCAGACCTACTTCGGCGACGAGGACGCCGACTACGGCATCATCACCTGGGGCTCCTCCCAGGGTGCCGTCGAGGAGGCCGTCGAACGACTGAACGACAACGGCTACTCCGTCAAGGGCCTGAGCGTCTCCGACATGATGCCGTTCCCCGAGCAGGAAGTCACGGAGTTCCTCGAGAGCGTCGACGAGGCGATGGTCGTCGAGATGAACGCGACCGCGCAGTTCCGCGGGCTCCTCCAGAAGGAGCTCGGTCGCTTCGGCGAGAAGCTCACCAGCCTGCTCAAGTACAACGGCAACCCCTTCGAGCCCGCCGAGATCGTCGAGGGCTACGAGGTCAACATCGCCGAGGAGGACCGCGAACCGACCGCACAGGTACGAATCGAACCTGCTGCAGGTGACTAA
- a CDS encoding thiamine pyrophosphate-dependent enzyme, translated as MSAFNAIGEEREIDRDEFTPGVEPQPTWCPGCGDFGVLKSLKQALPEAGKTPEEVLTVTGIGCSGKLNSYLDTYGFHTIHGRSLPVARAAKLANPDLEVIAAGGDGDGYGIGGNHFIHTARENHDMTYIVFNNEIFGLTKGQTSPTSPKGHKSKTQPSGSAKTPIRPLSQSLTAGASYIARTAAVNPNQAKEIIKEAIEHDGFAHVDFLTQCPTWNKDARQYVPYIDIQESDDYEHDIHDRQEAAEMMRETEDVLNEGTVLTGRYYVDEDRPSYTQEKQAVGEMPDEPLAERYFDDDAEWERSYDLLDRHK; from the coding sequence ATGAGTGCATTCAACGCAATCGGTGAGGAGCGAGAGATCGACCGGGACGAGTTTACCCCCGGTGTCGAACCGCAGCCGACCTGGTGTCCTGGCTGTGGCGACTTCGGCGTCCTGAAGTCGCTGAAGCAGGCGCTGCCGGAAGCCGGCAAGACGCCCGAGGAAGTGCTGACCGTCACCGGGATCGGCTGTTCGGGCAAGCTGAACAGCTACCTGGACACCTACGGCTTCCACACGATCCACGGCCGCTCGCTGCCCGTGGCTCGCGCCGCGAAGCTGGCCAACCCCGACCTCGAGGTCATCGCCGCCGGCGGCGACGGCGACGGCTACGGGATCGGCGGGAACCACTTCATCCACACGGCCCGCGAGAACCACGATATGACCTACATCGTGTTCAACAACGAGATCTTCGGGCTGACGAAGGGCCAGACGTCGCCGACGAGCCCGAAGGGCCACAAGTCCAAGACCCAGCCCTCGGGCAGCGCGAAGACGCCGATCCGGCCGCTCTCGCAGTCGCTGACCGCCGGCGCGAGCTACATCGCCCGCACCGCCGCGGTCAACCCGAACCAGGCCAAGGAGATCATCAAGGAGGCCATCGAACACGACGGCTTCGCCCACGTCGACTTCCTGACCCAGTGTCCGACCTGGAACAAGGACGCCCGACAGTACGTCCCCTACATCGACATCCAGGAGTCGGACGACTACGAGCACGACATCCACGATCGGCAGGAAGCCGCCGAGATGATGCGCGAGACCGAGGACGTCTTAAACGAGGGGACCGTCCTGACCGGTCGCTACTACGTCGACGAGGACCGCCCGTCCTACACCCAGGAGAAGCAGGCCGTCGGCGAGATGCCCGACGAGCCGCTGGCCGAGCGGTACTTCGACGACGACGCCGAGTGGGAGCGCAGCTACGACCTGCTCGACCGTCACAAGTAA
- a CDS encoding OsmC family protein, with amino-acid sequence MGFLVRIPPLEPTTSDEPTWGTVREWHVDEGDSIAAGDPVAEVEFETAVISVDAAGDGVLRRRLSATGSTAPPGTPIGIVAPAGRDIADLEAAAASDLGGPSADSAFGTRDGTAMPGRTVTASTPDGWCGRIRAGSFAWPYDEPESSGGTETGPTPVDVFLGGLAACLSLSVRYQAEKRDAGIGEISVTADGEPERGSVEQLDVTVRLEADADEIDDDTLERLVELAERGCHVSELLRDDLAFDLSWERL; translated from the coding sequence ATGGGTTTTCTCGTTCGAATCCCGCCGCTCGAGCCGACGACCAGCGACGAACCGACGTGGGGGACCGTCCGCGAGTGGCACGTCGATGAGGGCGACTCGATTGCGGCGGGCGACCCCGTTGCCGAGGTCGAGTTCGAGACGGCGGTCATCTCGGTCGACGCCGCTGGAGACGGCGTCCTCCGACGGCGGCTCTCGGCTACCGGTTCGACGGCACCGCCGGGGACCCCGATCGGCATCGTCGCACCGGCAGGTCGGGACATCGCCGATCTCGAGGCTGCGGCCGCGTCCGACCTCGGCGGTCCGAGCGCGGACTCGGCGTTCGGTACGCGCGACGGCACGGCGATGCCCGGCCGCACCGTGACGGCGTCGACGCCGGACGGGTGGTGCGGCCGGATTCGGGCCGGGTCCTTCGCGTGGCCTTACGACGAACCGGAATCCTCCGGGGGTACGGAAACCGGACCGACGCCCGTCGACGTCTTCCTCGGCGGGCTCGCAGCCTGTCTCTCGCTGAGCGTCCGGTATCAGGCCGAGAAGCGCGACGCGGGGATCGGTGAAATCTCGGTCACGGCCGACGGGGAGCCGGAGCGGGGCTCGGTCGAGCAACTCGACGTAACCGTCCGCCTCGAGGCCGACGCGGACGAGATCGACGACGACACCCTCGAGCGGCTCGTCGAACTCGCCGAACGCGGGTGTCACGTCTCGGAGTTGCTTCGAGATGACCTCGCGTTCGACCTGTCCTGGGAGCGGCTGTAG